From the genome of Cytobacillus firmus, one region includes:
- a CDS encoding TIGR01777 family oxidoreductase — protein MKKVVLAGGTGFIGEYFKSKFKELGYEVHIISRQKQHISWKDKLSVKDALEDAELLINLAGKSVNCRYNEANKNEIMNSRIRTTKILGEAIQACTNPPATWMNSSTATIYRHAEDRPMTEETGEIGSGFSVNVATNWEKTFFSFDLPKTRQIALRIAIVLGKDGGVMTPYRNLVKFGLGGIQGTGNQKFSWIHIDDLFQIVLFLKDNEELSGVFNCSSPHPVSNHELMRELRKTMKVPFGLPSPKWMLEIGSLFIKTETELVLKSRWVLPERLEREGYTFTFKTLDKTLQDILK, from the coding sequence ATGAAAAAAGTAGTTTTAGCAGGTGGAACAGGCTTTATTGGTGAATATTTTAAGAGCAAATTTAAGGAATTAGGATATGAGGTACATATCATATCAAGGCAAAAGCAACATATTTCTTGGAAAGATAAATTGAGTGTTAAAGATGCGTTAGAAGATGCTGAACTTCTAATCAATCTTGCGGGGAAATCTGTGAATTGTCGATACAATGAAGCAAATAAGAATGAAATTATGAATTCAAGGATAAGGACTACTAAAATACTTGGAGAAGCTATCCAGGCGTGTACTAATCCACCTGCCACTTGGATGAATTCCAGTACGGCAACTATTTATCGGCACGCAGAAGATCGTCCAATGACTGAAGAAACAGGAGAAATTGGTTCAGGATTCTCGGTTAATGTTGCAACAAACTGGGAGAAAACCTTCTTTTCCTTTGACTTACCTAAAACAAGGCAGATCGCCTTACGCATAGCTATTGTATTAGGTAAGGACGGTGGAGTTATGACACCTTATCGAAATTTAGTGAAGTTTGGACTTGGAGGAATTCAGGGTACGGGAAACCAAAAGTTTAGTTGGATACATATCGACGATCTGTTTCAAATCGTTCTCTTTTTGAAAGATAATGAAGAGCTAAGTGGTGTTTTTAACTGCTCTTCACCACACCCTGTAAGTAATCATGAATTAATGAGAGAACTAAGAAAAACGATGAAGGTTCCATTCGGTTTACCTTCGCCCAAATGGATGTTGGAGATTGGCTCACTATTCATTAAAACAGAAACAGAATTAGTGTTAAAAAGTCGGTGGGTTCTTCCAGAACGGTTAGAACGTGAAGGTTACACGTTTACTTTTAAAACGCTTGATAAGACCTTGCAAGACATTCTAAAGTAA
- a CDS encoding GNAT family N-acetyltransferase — MMFNSIKVTIEHIDTIINLRLALLKELDELSSPQEEQLMETATRKYLQKALSNNDFISYMAEINGEPVGISSMVLFKRPPYLENLKGIEAYILNMYTIPEYRGKGLAKHLLEHCINECKRSGVKRIWLHASEEGKPLYKKMGFTNKESEMELFL; from the coding sequence ATGATGTTCAATTCTATTAAAGTCACCATTGAACATATCGATACAATAATCAATTTACGCTTGGCATTACTAAAGGAATTAGACGAGTTGAGTTCTCCTCAAGAAGAACAACTTATGGAAACTGCAACAAGGAAGTATTTACAGAAAGCATTATCAAATAATGATTTTATATCCTATATGGCAGAGATAAATGGAGAACCTGTAGGTATCAGTAGTATGGTTCTGTTTAAAAGACCACCATATTTAGAAAATCTTAAAGGGATTGAAGCCTACATTCTTAATATGTATACCATCCCTGAGTATCGTGGTAAAGGTTTGGCAAAACATCTGCTTGAACATTGTATTAATGAATGCAAAAGAAGTGGGGTTAAACGCATCTGGCTGCACGCATCTGAGGAGGGCAAACCTCTTTATAAAAAAATGGGTTTTACTAATAAGGAAAGTGAAATGGAACTTTTTCTATAA
- a CDS encoding GyrI-like domain-containing protein, which produces MNLTIIKSVRTNNFKDETIVHKITEMWKEASSILRNQDEVKYGLYYDYETDYKGDYTLSVAIESSDNDSMVKIPNTSKYEIFEVDTLDEFGVLNAWKEIWGREEKEDLIRAYSFDFEKYYPNGQIEIHIAIK; this is translated from the coding sequence ATGAACCTAACAATAATTAAGAGTGTTAGAACTAATAATTTTAAAGATGAAACTATTGTGCATAAGATTACAGAAATGTGGAAAGAGGCATCAAGTATTTTGAGGAATCAGGATGAGGTTAAATATGGTTTGTATTATGATTACGAGACTGATTATAAAGGCGATTATACATTAAGTGTAGCAATAGAAAGTAGTGATAACGATTCCATGGTTAAAATTCCAAACACAAGTAAATATGAAATTTTTGAAGTGGATACATTAGATGAATTTGGGGTACTTAACGCTTGGAAGGAGATATGGGGTCGTGAAGAGAAGGAAGATTTGATTAGAGCTTATTCATTTGACTTTGAAAAATATTATCCTAATGGTCAAATTGAGATTCACATAGCAATTAAATAG
- a CDS encoding DUF5316 family protein, which translates to MKYLAIGIVLSITGVLLSLGFWELSKAYLVTGAIGLFFLAISVLMSGSIVGTHRVRAGLEAPDSPDERQKRKRSSIGSVFIGLPNIITAFLLYFFLN; encoded by the coding sequence TTGAAGTATCTGGCTATTGGAATTGTTTTATCAATAACTGGTGTTTTGTTATCATTGGGTTTTTGGGAATTAAGTAAGGCTTACTTGGTGACAGGAGCAATTGGATTATTTTTTTTAGCAATTTCTGTGCTTATGTCAGGTTCTATAGTTGGTACCCACCGTGTGAGGGCTGGTTTAGAAGCACCTGATTCTCCTGACGAAAGACAGAAGCGAAAAAGATCAAGTATTGGCTCAGTTTTTATTGGATTACCAAATATTATAACTGCGTTCCTTCTTTATTTCTTTCTTAACTAA
- a CDS encoding ABC transporter permease subunit — MYSFKSLIKQLIGFFLLLILAAIPLVFHNTGDPLQSQQQITFQPQQIVILIKAFMAGIFSLDAFYYKTGSNTRFFPADIVAYFKSSYFYLTSSGLIVITISFLFGIWLWKISVKYLNGALSFLGMIPDFIFILLMQLMVNFIYKSTGFKTVKVASLSMDDPALFLPIVTLVLIPLIYFIRALNEHTHEVISEDYILTAIGKGLSKPRIYLYHVTTNVLPYLKADLQKITGIMISNLFVVEYLYNTRGITTMLFQIQVKFGYQYNLVVLCLISIMLLYISVLYTFKLLIYIVERILRHA; from the coding sequence TTGTATTCTTTTAAAAGTTTAATCAAGCAACTTATCGGTTTTTTTCTATTGCTCATATTAGCAGCAATTCCTTTGGTTTTCCATAATACAGGGGATCCCTTACAGTCTCAACAACAAATTACATTTCAACCCCAACAGATTGTAATTCTAATAAAAGCTTTTATGGCAGGAATTTTTTCATTGGACGCTTTTTATTATAAAACTGGTAGCAATACAAGGTTTTTTCCAGCTGATATTGTTGCCTATTTTAAATCGTCTTATTTTTATTTAACCTCGTCTGGATTGATTGTGATAACTATATCTTTTCTGTTTGGAATTTGGTTGTGGAAGATAAGTGTCAAGTACCTGAACGGTGCGTTGAGTTTTCTGGGGATGATCCCTGACTTTATCTTTATTTTACTAATGCAATTAATGGTAAATTTTATTTATAAAAGTACAGGGTTCAAGACTGTGAAGGTAGCTTCGCTCAGCATGGATGATCCGGCATTATTTCTTCCGATTGTTACCCTTGTCCTTATCCCCCTTATTTACTTTATCAGGGCTCTGAATGAACATACACATGAAGTGATATCGGAAGATTATATTCTAACCGCAATAGGAAAAGGGTTAAGTAAGCCGAGAATATATTTATATCATGTAACAACCAATGTACTCCCTTATTTAAAAGCAGATTTGCAAAAAATTACGGGGATTATGATCAGTAATCTTTTCGTGGTTGAATATCTGTACAATACTAGGGGAATTACAACCATGCTTTTTCAGATTCAAGTGAAGTTTGGATATCAGTACAATTTAGTTGTTCTTTGCTTAATAAGCATAATGCTTCTTTACATTTCCGTTTTATATACTTTTAAACTGTTAATATATATCGTCGAGAGGATCCTGAGGCATGCTTAA
- a CDS encoding DUF4871 domain-containing protein produces MLKKGFVSIISIIVILTTVGCINKNKEAITTNVENNNLAQKWNQSPLFKSGNYTMIGEKGRLGFIYDDSEVVRFYPNKTQKYMWHFWGEEQEFNGNLKVVAIHENDEEEQITVAEGGLGGDNNGADRHAPSNMSLPKSGMWKLDAYIGDKLFGSVYVKVHKK; encoded by the coding sequence ATGTTAAAAAAAGGTTTTGTTTCAATTATTTCGATTATTGTTATCTTAACTACTGTAGGGTGTATAAATAAGAATAAGGAAGCCATAACTACAAATGTGGAAAATAATAATCTAGCACAAAAATGGAATCAAAGCCCTCTATTCAAATCTGGTAATTATACAATGATTGGTGAAAAAGGGCGCTTAGGTTTCATTTATGATGATAGTGAGGTTGTTAGATTTTATCCAAATAAAACTCAAAAATATATGTGGCATTTTTGGGGAGAAGAACAAGAGTTTAACGGAAATCTTAAAGTAGTTGCTATACATGAGAATGATGAAGAAGAGCAAATAACTGTGGCAGAAGGCGGACTAGGTGGTGATAATAACGGAGCAGACCGACACGCCCCATCTAATATGTCATTACCAAAGAGTGGTATGTGGAAATTAGATGCTTATATTGGAGATAAACTATTCGGAAGTGTGTATGTTAAGGTCCATAAGAAATAA
- a CDS encoding DinB family protein: MYHSLSDFYTSWEFEAGATSRILKNLTDESLNQEVTPNQWSLGRIAWHTVTSIKVISSQAGLRFDAPDEDWSVPSSANFIAESYIKSSHEFVEALKTQWTDQTLLEQINFFGINMTKGSLLLFLSQHQTHHRGQMTILMRQAGISVPGIYGPSKEEWAQFGMAEPKQTLFDKNF, from the coding sequence ATGTATCATAGTTTAAGCGATTTTTATACATCTTGGGAATTTGAGGCAGGAGCTACAAGCAGGATTCTTAAAAATCTCACGGATGAATCATTAAATCAAGAAGTCACTCCAAATCAATGGTCTTTAGGACGTATTGCGTGGCATACGGTCACTTCTATTAAAGTGATTAGTTCACAGGCAGGATTAAGGTTTGACGCTCCTGATGAAGACTGGTCTGTCCCATCATCTGCTAATTTCATTGCTGAAAGCTATATTAAATCTTCACATGAATTTGTTGAGGCTTTGAAAACTCAATGGACTGATCAGACCCTATTGGAACAAATTAATTTCTTTGGCATAAACATGACAAAGGGAAGTCTTTTATTATTTTTAAGCCAACATCAAACTCATCACCGGGGACAAATGACTATTCTAATGAGACAAGCAGGAATTAGTGTTCCAGGGATTTACGGTCCTTCAAAAGAAGAATGGGCACAATTTGGAATGGCTGAACCAAAACAGACTTTATTTGACAAAAATTTTTAG
- a CDS encoding SDR family NAD(P)-dependent oxidoreductase produces the protein MKHALVVGGTGMLSRVSLWLIDNGYHVSIIARSAERMKQLLQKTSSNSDVTPLLVDYRNNDELIEKINLTIKQNGDIDIVVAWIHSIAENALQIIANEVSKGKNDWELFHILGSSSNLEEIKKKTAAPASFVYYQVQLGFKSEGTQSRWLKIRKFLKV, from the coding sequence TTGAAGCACGCATTAGTTGTTGGTGGTACTGGTATGTTATCAAGAGTTTCGCTTTGGTTAATAGATAACGGCTATCATGTTTCTATTATTGCTAGAAGCGCTGAACGAATGAAGCAACTACTACAAAAGACCAGTTCGAATAGTGATGTAACTCCATTATTAGTTGATTATAGAAATAATGACGAATTAATAGAGAAAATAAACCTAACAATTAAGCAAAATGGAGATATTGATATTGTTGTGGCATGGATTCATTCAATTGCAGAAAATGCTCTTCAAATTATTGCCAATGAGGTTTCAAAAGGTAAAAATGATTGGGAACTATTTCATATATTAGGGAGTAGTTCAAACTTAGAAGAAATCAAGAAAAAGACTGCAGCACCTGCCAGTTTTGTATATTATCAAGTTCAACTAGGTTTTAAATCTGAAGGTACCCAGTCAAGATGGTTAAAAATAAGGAAATTTCTGAAGGTGTAA
- a CDS encoding alpha/beta fold hydrolase, protein MDKEMFIPISKCKLYARLMGENNGKPTVIMDAGYGDFSKTWNSVLREISMLSSILIYDRAGLGKSESSSNPRTSREMVKELKEMLNEAKIKPPYILAGHSFGGVNMRMFAAEYPNEVCGLVLIDSTPEDYRERFLPAMSQDFQQAYNKQFVYEGNYDEFMESLKQLKDTRQKLNVPLIVLSAGKKAHYSMESQKLWNELQREILKISSDGELVIAENSAHYIQNDEPELVVWAIKKLIEK, encoded by the coding sequence ATGGATAAGGAAATGTTTATACCTATAAGTAAATGTAAACTATACGCTAGATTAATGGGAGAAAATAACGGAAAACCAACAGTCATAATGGATGCCGGATACGGAGACTTTTCTAAGACCTGGAATTCAGTATTAAGGGAGATTTCAATGCTTTCTAGTATACTAATTTATGATAGAGCTGGACTTGGGAAAAGTGAATCAAGCTCTAACCCCAGAACCAGCCGTGAAATGGTAAAAGAATTAAAGGAAATGCTTAATGAAGCCAAGATTAAGCCTCCCTATATTTTAGCAGGTCATTCCTTTGGCGGAGTTAATATGCGGATGTTTGCTGCAGAATATCCAAATGAAGTTTGTGGACTAGTCTTGATTGACTCTACTCCCGAAGATTACAGAGAACGATTTCTCCCTGCTATGTCACAAGATTTTCAGCAAGCATATAACAAGCAATTCGTTTACGAAGGAAATTATGATGAATTTATGGAAAGTTTAAAGCAGTTAAAAGACACTAGGCAAAAGTTAAATGTACCATTAATTGTTCTTTCAGCGGGTAAGAAAGCTCATTATTCCATGGAATCCCAAAAGTTATGGAATGAATTGCAGAGAGAGATTCTTAAAATATCCTCAGATGGCGAATTGGTCATTGCTGAAAACAGTGCCCACTACATACAAAATGACGAACCGGAATTGGTGGTCTGGGCGATAAAAAAGTTAATTGAGAAGTAG
- a CDS encoding ABC transporter permease, whose translation MLNKMNAKLVLGVLLFGSFILISLIGPLIAPYEVDYNKKIGYIQTADSQQLVSSPFPPSQEFILGTDKWGYDILTLMLHGAKYTVLGTLLIAIARVFLGGIAGILMGLYKKERTLRKATISVWSGIPTFVIIYFIMVGININSSIPIWGLVLIQSVLMIFLGVSSIYNVIFSKTAELKKELYVVASKTLGASNSHLMVKHILPALKGNVMIILINESILVLHLIGQLGIFNLFFGGTAQQFFPTIYLSVTHEWSGLIGQARGFMYHSQWIILFPLLAYIMFLISLYLISSGISDIQFKKVRKASLL comes from the coding sequence ATGCTTAACAAAATGAATGCAAAGTTAGTCCTTGGTGTTCTATTATTTGGCAGTTTTATTCTGATTTCATTAATAGGGCCACTGATTGCTCCATATGAAGTTGACTACAATAAGAAGATTGGATATATCCAGACTGCAGATAGCCAGCAATTGGTTTCCTCTCCATTCCCGCCCTCCCAGGAATTTATACTCGGAACAGATAAATGGGGATACGATATTTTGACACTAATGCTTCACGGTGCGAAATATACAGTACTCGGAACCTTATTAATAGCGATCGCAAGAGTTTTCCTTGGGGGTATTGCAGGAATATTAATGGGTCTTTATAAAAAGGAAAGAACACTTAGGAAAGCGACAATTTCAGTTTGGTCAGGCATACCAACCTTTGTTATTATCTATTTCATTATGGTTGGTATTAATATTAATTCCAGTATTCCTATATGGGGACTGGTTCTGATTCAAAGCGTATTAATGATTTTCCTGGGAGTAAGCAGCATTTATAACGTGATCTTTTCGAAAACAGCTGAATTAAAAAAAGAATTATATGTCGTTGCTTCAAAAACCCTTGGGGCGTCGAACAGCCATTTAATGGTGAAGCATATTTTGCCCGCTTTAAAAGGGAACGTGATGATTATCTTAATAAACGAATCTATTCTCGTATTACATTTAATTGGGCAATTAGGCATATTCAATTTGTTCTTTGGAGGCACTGCTCAGCAATTCTTTCCCACAATTTACCTGTCAGTAACACACGAATGGTCTGGTCTAATTGGTCAGGCGAGAGGCTTTATGTACCATTCTCAATGGATCATCTTATTCCCTCTTCTTGCTTACATTATGTTTTTGATCTCCCTATACCTTATTTCGTCAGGAATAAGTGATATACAGTTCAAAAAAGTTAGGAAAGCAAGCTTGCTATAA
- a CDS encoding GNAT family N-acetyltransferase produces MQIREIEKKDNQTMEQIIKRSLESFNLNIPGTAYFDPQLSSLAQFYKQQSNGKYWVAVNEQDEVVGGVGIAAFGQKTGICELQKLYIAPEAQGMGLSKVLMKVALDFAKEHYTHCYLETLKKLKAANLLYIKLGFQQLERPLDGSEHNAMDAWYIKELS; encoded by the coding sequence TTGCAAATTCGTGAAATTGAAAAAAAGGACAATCAAACAATGGAGCAAATTATAAAACGCTCATTGGAATCATTTAACTTAAATATTCCAGGAACAGCATATTTTGACCCCCAACTGAGCAGTCTAGCACAATTTTACAAGCAACAATCGAATGGAAAATATTGGGTTGCGGTGAATGAACAAGATGAAGTAGTAGGCGGTGTGGGTATTGCAGCATTTGGACAGAAGACAGGGATTTGCGAGTTGCAAAAGCTATACATTGCACCTGAAGCTCAAGGTATGGGTCTGTCGAAGGTGCTTATGAAAGTAGCACTCGACTTCGCCAAGGAACACTATACACACTGTTACTTAGAAACACTGAAGAAACTCAAAGCAGCTAATCTCCTTTACATCAAATTAGGTTTCCAACAACTTGAAAGACCACTAGATGGTTCAGAGCATAATGCTATGGACGCTTGGTATATAAAAGAATTATCGTAA
- a CDS encoding translocation protein TolB, translated as MIVRVLLLLIFMCFQLSQMVSASSLQAAFIRDHQLWIKKGDQEIQITKDRYVYSPKWSYDGRFIGYIDGDEQGGKSDLFIYDTVKKESYQPYVRVETSDFKWSPVKNQLAYNDRGLLNVTKTKNSRPEGFENVSLGVSGFEWFPNGKEFIVSSQASIRPTGWGPIPLYRVPVDANLNADKIKTFYTIQTKEPDLFAIDADYFKWSADGNWVRFLAIPTASWANDSNTLCVLSSEGKNFQVVGKMLWYKDWIKWAPKANQLAYISGEGRFFVENKKTKIADIPISRQQKEFTPKGYVDLDLEWFSPDKVIVARAKENKEWNEGSVPTMYTSLFTINIKTEEQTQITFPKDNELDEDPVVVGSNLTWFRNKGKAHSGVVWVRDGLNGQQYVWIENVDSAPVFFQLSKN; from the coding sequence TTGATTGTTAGAGTTTTACTATTATTAATCTTTATGTGTTTTCAACTTTCCCAAATGGTAAGTGCATCTTCACTTCAGGCCGCCTTTATCCGTGATCACCAGTTATGGATAAAAAAGGGAGACCAAGAAATTCAAATTACAAAGGATCGTTACGTTTATTCCCCGAAATGGTCCTATGACGGACGGTTTATTGGTTATATAGATGGAGACGAGCAGGGTGGAAAATCAGATTTATTCATTTATGATACGGTGAAAAAAGAAAGTTATCAGCCGTATGTAAGAGTTGAAACATCTGACTTTAAATGGTCGCCTGTCAAAAATCAATTAGCATACAATGACCGGGGCTTATTAAATGTTACAAAAACAAAGAACAGCCGTCCTGAAGGGTTCGAGAACGTTTCTTTAGGTGTCAGCGGCTTTGAATGGTTTCCTAATGGAAAAGAATTTATCGTTTCCTCACAAGCGAGTATACGTCCTACTGGATGGGGTCCTATACCTCTTTACAGAGTTCCGGTTGATGCCAATCTTAATGCTGATAAAATAAAGACTTTCTATACTATTCAAACAAAGGAACCAGATTTATTTGCGATAGATGCTGACTACTTTAAGTGGAGTGCTGATGGAAACTGGGTCAGATTCTTAGCGATACCTACTGCTTCCTGGGCAAATGATAGCAATACATTATGCGTTTTATCCTCAGAAGGAAAAAATTTTCAAGTTGTGGGGAAGATGCTGTGGTACAAAGACTGGATAAAGTGGGCACCTAAAGCTAATCAACTAGCCTACATCTCAGGAGAAGGAAGATTTTTCGTCGAAAACAAGAAAACAAAGATTGCTGACATTCCGATTTCCAGGCAGCAAAAAGAGTTCACACCAAAAGGTTATGTTGACCTTGATTTGGAGTGGTTCTCCCCGGATAAAGTAATTGTTGCTCGTGCAAAGGAGAACAAGGAGTGGAATGAAGGGTCTGTTCCCACAATGTATACATCCCTATTTACAATCAACATTAAAACGGAAGAACAGACTCAGATTACCTTTCCTAAAGATAATGAACTCGATGAGGATCCTGTAGTTGTGGGTTCCAATCTTACTTGGTTTCGTAATAAAGGAAAAGCCCATTCAGGAGTTGTATGGGTAAGGGATGGTTTAAACGGACAACAATATGTATGGATAGAAAATGTTGATTCTGCCCCTGTATTTTTCCAACTTAGCAAAAATTAA